The following DNA comes from Flavisolibacter ginsenosidimutans.
TTCAGACGAACATGAGTTTACCATCGGAATTTGAAAAATACGCTGTAAAGCACAGAGGCCTTTCGAGCAACACACTGGACAGTTACAACAAATATCTTGTTACCGCCCTCACACCAAACATTATTGAAGAACGTCCCATGAACGTAGCGGTAATGGACGTTTACAGCCGCCTGATGATGGACCGCATCATCTTCCTCGGCTATCCCATCAGCGATGAAGTGGCCAACATCATCACCGCACAATTGCTTTTCCTTGATTCTACTGATAGAACAAGAGACATCAACATGTACATTAATTCGCCTGGCGGATCGGTGTACGCAGGTTTAGGTGTTTACGATACCATGCAATACGTAAGTCCCGATGTAGCCACAATCTGCATCGGCATGGCTGCATCAATGGGCAGCGTTCTTTTGGCAGCCGGCACCAAGGGCAAGCGGGCCGCATTAAAACACGCAAGAGTAATGATGCACCAGCCCAGCGGCGCCATTGGCGGACAAGCCACCGACATTGAAGTCACCGTAAAAGAAATCCGCAAACTGAAGCGTGAGTTATACGACATTGTCGTTAACCACTCTACCCAAACTTATGAAAGAGTAGAAGCCGATTTCGACCGCGACTACTGGATGACGGCAATGGAAGCAAAAGAATATGGTTTGGTTGATGAAGTTTTATTGACCAATCCCCGCAAAGAGAAAAAAGACAAGTAAGCAATCAGACGTCAGCAGTCAGAAATCAGAAGAGGCTTTACTCACCCAGACTCGTTTTGAATTTTGGCTTTTGAATTTTGAATCTTGACATTACAAAAATATTCACCTCTAAAGAAATTATACGATGAGTTTTCAGGAACGATTGATGAATCCCTACTTCAGCAGAATGAGTCCCGAACCCGGCACACCCGGCGAACCCGAACCTGACGAGGAAGAAAAAGAAGAGCGGGCTGAAGTGGACACCCGCATGTTGTACAAGCGGATGGAAAAACATTTTTACGACACCCGCAGCATCTACCTCTGGGGCGTGGTAGATGATAAGTCCGCGAAAGACGTGGTGACAAAACTTTTGCTTCTTGAAGCCGATGCGCCCGGCAAGGAAATTAAATTCTACATCAGCAGTCCGGGTGGTTCTGTTACCAGTGGTATGGTCATTTACGACATGATGAAATTGATTTCATCACCCGTGAGCACCATTTGCATGGGGCTTGCCGCATCAATGGGAAGCATCCTTTTAAGCGCCGGTGAAAAAGGCAAACGCTTCATCTTTCCGCACGGCGAAGTAATGATTCACCAGCCTTCGCTTGGCGGACACATTCAAGGTGTAAGCGCCGACATGGAAATTCACGCCGAACAGATTCTACGGACAAAACTGATGGGCGCACAAATTCTGGCGGAGAATACCGGCCAAACACTCGAGCGCATCAAAAAAGATTTTGAACGAGACTATTGGATGGACGCAGAAAAAAGCATCGAG
Coding sequences within:
- a CDS encoding ClpP family protease produces the protein MSLPSEFEKYAVKHRGLSSNTLDSYNKYLVTALTPNIIEERPMNVAVMDVYSRLMMDRIIFLGYPISDEVANIITAQLLFLDSTDRTRDINMYINSPGGSVYAGLGVYDTMQYVSPDVATICIGMAASMGSVLLAAGTKGKRAALKHARVMMHQPSGAIGGQATDIEVTVKEIRKLKRELYDIVVNHSTQTYERVEADFDRDYWMTAMEAKEYGLVDEVLLTNPRKEKKDK
- a CDS encoding ClpP family protease, with the protein product MSFQERLMNPYFSRMSPEPGTPGEPEPDEEEKEERAEVDTRMLYKRMEKHFYDTRSIYLWGVVDDKSAKDVVTKLLLLEADAPGKEIKFYISSPGGSVTSGMVIYDMMKLISSPVSTICMGLAASMGSILLSAGEKGKRFIFPHGEVMIHQPSLGGHIQGVSADMEIHAEQILRTKLMGAQILAENTGQTLERIKKDFERDYWMDAEKSIEYGIVDKIINKL